Genomic segment of Labeo rohita strain BAU-BD-2019 unplaced genomic scaffold, IGBB_LRoh.1.0 scaffold_1394, whole genome shotgun sequence:
CCACAGATAAAGACTTTTAACAGTAGAAGCTGGAATCGTATGgaggaaaatgttaaaaaggtaATGGATTCTCACTGCAGAGTTGAAAAAGGCAGAAGTAAGATTTTGGCTTATGTGCTGACAGGAGCTGTACCAAGCCAAAATAATCCGATGAAAGGAAAAGTAAACATTCCCTCACACATGTGGACAGCGTTCTGCTGCTATAACAGAAAGAGCAAAAAATGGGAGTCCCAAGCTCACTGGGCTGAAAACATAGATGAGAGCAATGATAAAGGCAAAACTATCAGCAAAAAGAGTCTGAAGGATTTGCAGGATTTTCTAAAGATCAACTACACAGAAACCATACTGTTTAAAGATCAGTGTTCAGAAATGTTAAATGCGCATGTAAGTCAGCCTCTAGAACCAGATAGTGATGAACAATATGATGAGGAACAGTCACTTTTGGCATTCTTAATATCATTGCCAGCGAAGGTCTGGGTAACTATACTTGCGTAAAAGTTAGGTAATTATAAGTATGAATTTGTctggactctgttttaatggtttaattaaattgtataaataaaaaaccatGTACAATTAATTAAAGTCATGAAACCTACACAATATAGCAACAATTTACTAagagtttaacaaaaattacatttttagggactttttttgttctcttaaattccattttatttcaccaaattctgtgttttccattttcattttctggattacaattttattggtttaatacattttaataatcaaatgcaTCTGTAAATGactaaaaccttaatttcttgttcttttattgatgtgttttttaaatactgtgttgtgcatttaaatgtttcttgttCGCTTCATGAAAAGCATAGCGCCCTATATACATGTCTAATAAGTCATGTACTGTTAAGATTGTCTAAATGTGATGATGGCATGAATTAACGACAGCAACTGTTTCTGTTATTAACATTGACAACTGTGTCTTTGACATCTactgtatgtaaaataaaaccaaacaattAAATGCTTTCAATCATGCAAAATGATACTGGCCTCTGAAATGTGTCTATTGAACAAGACATATCAATAGGGTTGTGCAGTAttgtcaacaacaacaacaaaaaagacctTGATAttttttggtgatttttttgATGAGGATAACTAAATGATATTTTGCTGAGTGCGCAGATGAATGATGAGCAACAATCATATTGGTCATACTTTAAACAATTACCAGCAACTTTTTGGGCCTGGTTACATGGCTATTTCTGTAAGGTGGTGAGAATGAAGTCCCTGGCTTATATCCGATGATAAATATTGTATATCCCTATGATATCAAACATGCTGTAGATTTGATGAAAGTCTGATCCATTAGAATGTATTAGTGATTCCTAGACTTTTGTTTTCATGATTCCTCTTTCTCcttataaaacttttttcaaagaaataaaCTCCATGATAACTAAATTTATTTAGAACAAC
This window contains:
- the LOC127158213 gene encoding endonuclease domain-containing 1 protein-like → MQLFFFTVLLVLGFPFIMTEVVDSFKQCSGFFFKEEPPKINDILERSVSLDDNRYKLICQKYNGKNRYATLYDTKNKIPVFSAYTYNGRKISGRPKIPWMIEPQLELTDEMHKPCVSQACTQDYFNQLNLCRGHLFPQFHAADEDTAKSTFTLTNIVPQIKTFNSRSWNRMEENVKKVMDSHCRVEKGRSKILAYVLTGAVPSQNNPMKGKVNIPSHMWTAFCCYNRKSKKWESQAHWAENIDESNDKGKTISKKSLKDLQDFLKINYTETILFKDQCSEMLNAHVSQPLEPDSDEQYDEEQSLLAFLISLPAKVWVTILA